In a single window of the Anaerotruncus rubiinfantis genome:
- a CDS encoding SpoIIIAC/SpoIIIAD family protein, protein MLTVTGLAVIAVALSTILKQKNPEFSLMISLLTGILILGMIISAGIPLFERIEALLQKTGARAEYVQILFKALGICFITQIACDACRDLGETAVASKVEAAGKISVLLISLPLFEQILAVVGSLIG, encoded by the coding sequence ATGCTCACGGTCACAGGGCTTGCGGTGATCGCGGTCGCCCTTTCGACAATCTTAAAACAAAAGAATCCGGAATTTTCGCTGATGATTTCACTGCTGACCGGTATCCTGATTCTTGGGATGATCATTTCCGCAGGCATTCCGCTTTTTGAGCGGATTGAGGCGCTTTTGCAAAAGACCGGCGCACGCGCCGAATATGTACAAATTCTTTTTAAGGCGCTTGGCATCTGTTTTATCACCCAGATCGCCTGCGATGCCTGCCGGGACTTGGGAGAAACGGCGGTCGCTTCCAAGGTGGAAGCGGCGGGTAAAATCTCGGTGCTGCTCATTTCGCTTCCGCTTTTTGAACAGATCCTGGCGGTGGTGGGGAGCCTGATCGGATGA
- the nusB gene encoding transcription antitermination factor NusB: MKRSESREQAFMLIFERSFKDESIDEIIEEATIGRSLEVDDYAYNLAKDVCGHLPWLDETITAYSKKWKLNRMSRVALSIIRMSLWEIDHIDTVPVGASINEAVELAKKYGNTDDFSFVNGVLGAYVRAKGQEVPEALAAEKAADDSAEQAAEEAQAVEEFDAAAAAARAAQ, encoded by the coding sequence ATGAAACGTAGCGAATCCCGCGAACAGGCCTTCATGCTGATCTTTGAGCGTTCGTTCAAGGATGAGTCGATCGACGAGATCATCGAGGAGGCGACCATCGGACGCAGCCTCGAGGTGGATGATTATGCATATAACCTTGCAAAAGATGTATGCGGGCATCTGCCGTGGCTGGACGAGACGATCACGGCCTACTCAAAGAAATGGAAGCTGAACCGCATGTCCCGCGTCGCGCTTTCGATCATCCGCATGAGCCTGTGGGAGATTGACCACATCGATACGGTCCCAGTCGGCGCTTCGATCAACGAAGCTGTCGAACTGGCAAAGAAATACGGCAACACCGACGACTTTTCGTTTGTAAACGGGGTGCTCGGTGCATATGTGCGCGCAAAAGGGCAGGAGGTGCCGGAGGCGCTCGCTGCGGAAAAGGCGGCGGATGACTCCGCCGAACAGGCCGCGGAGGAAGCACAGGCGGTCGAGGAGTTCGATGCGGCTGCCGCCGCAGCCCGGGCGGCGCAGTAA
- a CDS encoding metal-dependent transcriptional regulator produces MLSSSSTRYLLAIYELSNGGAAVRSVDIANLLQVSRASVVKCLKKLVEEGLIQKEYYGNVQFMPLGVREANRIYTEYTLLFTYFSQCLRLSTASARNDAIAALCYFSEEGKEVLMQRALKNAGCASPNRI; encoded by the coding sequence ATGTTATCCAGTTCATCCACTCGGTACCTGCTTGCAATTTATGAATTGAGCAACGGCGGCGCCGCCGTGCGGTCAGTTGATATCGCGAATCTTTTGCAGGTCAGTCGGGCCAGTGTTGTAAAGTGCCTGAAAAAGCTTGTCGAAGAAGGGCTTATCCAAAAAGAATACTACGGGAATGTCCAGTTCATGCCGCTTGGCGTGCGGGAAGCCAACCGCATCTACACCGAGTACACGTTGCTTTTCACTTATTTCTCCCAATGTCTCAGGCTTTCTACGGCAAGTGCGCGCAACGACGCCATTGCCGCCCTCTGCTATTTTTCCGAAGAAGGAAAAGAAGTGCTGATGCAGCGCGCCCTGAAAAATGCCGGCTGTGCTTCGCCCAACCGCATATAA
- the xseB gene encoding exodeoxyribonuclease VII small subunit, with amino-acid sequence MSKTVTLESSIARLEEIVAALEGDISIDEAIKLYAEAVKLIDLAGAKLEAAKLKVEKLSAAKTTMEAQDESV; translated from the coding sequence ATGAGCAAGACGGTGACATTGGAATCCTCGATCGCACGGCTCGAAGAGATCGTCGCGGCGCTCGAAGGGGATATTTCGATAGATGAGGCGATCAAGCTTTACGCCGAGGCGGTCAAGCTGATCGATCTGGCGGGCGCGAAGCTGGAAGCCGCAAAGCTCAAGGTGGAGAAGCTCTCCGCCGCAAAGACGACGATGGAGGCGCAGGATGAATCGGTTTGA
- the xseA gene encoding exodeoxyribonuclease VII large subunit, with product MTAPTVVSVSQLNRYVKSVLESDKVLGGLMVRGEISNFTRHYKSGHLYFTLKDDAASIKAVMFRSYAAGVPFFPENGMSVIVSGSVSLYERDGSYQFYVTDMQPDGIGALHLAYEQLKEKLSREGLFDEARKRPLPVYPERIGIVTSEGAAALQDMLNILSRRYPVAKVVLYPAQVQGKGAAQTVIDGLRTLCAGRLCDVIIVGRGGGSIEDLWAFNDERLARAIAASEIPVVSAVGHETDFTIADFAADLRAPTPSAAAELVSPDLSDLRYYLADMQERCHAVVTRRLDGYETRVKNAKARLAPPERVLEHCGERLAMLKKLAFSAMEQRIAERENRLGYLAALVEGRSPVKILARGYSLTTGPDGKAVLSVAQVKTGDRLEIRVADGTIRSTVNGVEKAKEKIK from the coding sequence ATGACAGCGCCGACGGTGGTATCGGTTTCCCAGCTGAACCGTTATGTCAAATCGGTTCTGGAGTCCGACAAGGTCCTGGGTGGCCTGATGGTGCGCGGAGAGATTTCAAATTTCACCCGGCATTACAAATCTGGCCACCTTTATTTTACCCTTAAGGACGATGCCGCATCCATCAAAGCGGTGATGTTCCGCAGCTATGCGGCAGGCGTACCATTTTTTCCGGAAAACGGCATGTCGGTGATTGTGTCGGGTTCGGTTTCGCTCTATGAGCGGGACGGCAGCTACCAGTTCTATGTGACCGATATGCAGCCGGATGGGATTGGCGCACTGCATTTGGCTTATGAGCAGCTCAAAGAGAAGCTCTCCCGGGAAGGACTCTTCGATGAGGCCCGTAAGCGTCCGCTCCCGGTCTATCCCGAACGTATCGGCATTGTGACGAGCGAAGGCGCCGCCGCGCTGCAGGACATGCTCAACATCCTTTCCCGGCGCTACCCGGTTGCCAAAGTTGTGCTTTACCCAGCTCAAGTGCAGGGGAAGGGCGCCGCACAGACGGTGATTGACGGCCTCCGGACGCTCTGCGCCGGGCGGCTCTGTGATGTGATCATCGTGGGGCGCGGCGGCGGTTCAATCGAGGATCTCTGGGCGTTTAACGACGAGCGGCTCGCGCGCGCCATTGCCGCGAGCGAGATCCCGGTGGTTTCGGCTGTTGGGCATGAGACCGACTTTACGATCGCGGATTTCGCGGCGGATCTGCGCGCACCGACTCCATCGGCGGCGGCGGAACTCGTTTCGCCTGACCTTTCCGATTTGCGGTATTATCTCGCGGACATGCAGGAACGCTGCCATGCGGTGGTCACACGCAGGCTTGACGGATACGAAACCCGTGTTAAAAACGCAAAGGCCCGTTTGGCGCCCCCTGAAAGAGTGCTTGAACACTGTGGGGAGCGGCTCGCTATGCTTAAAAAACTCGCCTTCAGCGCGATGGAACAGCGGATTGCGGAGCGGGAAAACCGGCTGGGATATCTGGCGGCGCTGGTGGAGGGCAGAAGCCCGGTGAAGATCCTGGCACGCGGCTACAGCCTGACGACCGGGCCGGATGGGAAAGCCGTTCTGTCAGTCGCGCAGGTAAAAACGGGCGACCGGCTGGAAATCCGGGTCGCGGACGGAACGATCCGCTCCACGGTGAACGGCGTGGAGAAAGCAAAGGAGAAAATAAAATGA
- a CDS encoding GntR family transcriptional regulator, with amino-acid sequence MAKKTPYTQCEKLYGMLLAQIISGVRVKGELLPTLNEICAQYKVKIGIVLRALERLEQEGYIRTKRGKQAVVVFENSEAALLQYLTRKKEALKDVFQIWRILLPNLAVHGARLCEKNDLDYLRDLLRSYDGETITVDEYTILIQKFIDRLVSMFENPILSDLRHQLTLFSKIPYTRSPQDTRADCMDWYRVLEDSLFCIEHHEESRLIVNFEKLYLSYETRMLEYLAMLPEPNVALSPVEFSWQPENSTPPLYIDIALQLIMQMSMGNISDGERLPSIIELAEKFDASEITIRGAIRLLNQLGLIEAKRGRGCTVTLSEARQRQPALASETAKQGLKIFLYTMQAIFLLCPKLAEFSMDFILDDDIEKIGAWIENGSDADIFVQGGSPFLQLFLDRMPSKTLRDIVKHLCDLERWGYFLVFCEYKEYRVGFFAQQIRLVYQALRERDMVKFGERLQEVYSLNFEAVKENLLLSGIQEVLPIICLRPLR; translated from the coding sequence GTGGCAAAAAAAACACCCTATACCCAGTGTGAAAAACTTTATGGGATGTTGCTGGCGCAAATTATTTCCGGTGTGCGTGTAAAAGGGGAGCTCCTGCCGACCCTGAATGAAATCTGCGCGCAGTACAAGGTAAAGATCGGGATCGTTCTGCGGGCGCTGGAACGGCTTGAACAGGAAGGCTATATCCGAACAAAACGGGGAAAACAGGCTGTGGTAGTGTTTGAAAACAGCGAAGCGGCCCTTCTGCAATATCTGACCCGGAAGAAAGAGGCGCTCAAAGACGTTTTCCAGATCTGGCGCATATTGCTGCCCAATCTCGCAGTTCACGGCGCACGTTTATGTGAGAAGAACGATCTGGATTATCTGCGGGATCTGCTGCGATCCTATGATGGGGAAACCATAACGGTGGATGAATATACCATCCTGATCCAGAAGTTCATCGACAGGCTTGTCTCAATGTTTGAAAACCCCATCCTCTCAGACCTGCGGCATCAGTTGACCCTGTTCAGCAAGATCCCTTATACCCGGAGCCCGCAGGATACCCGCGCCGACTGTATGGATTGGTATCGTGTTTTGGAGGATTCCCTGTTCTGCATCGAACATCACGAAGAATCGCGTTTGATTGTCAATTTTGAAAAACTGTACCTGTCATATGAAACGCGGATGCTCGAATATCTGGCGATGCTGCCTGAGCCGAATGTTGCGCTTTCGCCAGTGGAGTTTTCCTGGCAGCCCGAGAACAGTACGCCTCCCCTTTATATTGATATCGCGTTGCAGTTGATTATGCAGATGAGTATGGGGAACATTTCTGACGGTGAACGCCTGCCCAGCATTATTGAACTGGCAGAGAAGTTCGACGCCTCAGAAATTACCATTCGCGGCGCCATTCGGTTGCTGAACCAACTGGGATTAATCGAGGCCAAAAGGGGAAGGGGCTGCACGGTTACATTATCTGAAGCGCGGCAGCGGCAGCCGGCCCTGGCCAGCGAGACCGCCAAACAGGGGCTGAAAATTTTCCTCTATACCATGCAAGCCATTTTCCTACTTTGCCCAAAACTAGCGGAATTTTCAATGGATTTTATTTTGGATGATGATATCGAAAAAATCGGCGCCTGGATTGAAAATGGAAGCGATGCGGATATTTTTGTCCAAGGAGGTTCTCCCTTTTTGCAGCTTTTCCTGGACCGTATGCCTTCCAAGACGCTGCGTGATATCGTAAAGCATCTGTGTGATTTGGAGCGATGGGGATATTTTCTGGTTTTCTGTGAATATAAGGAATACCGGGTCGGCTTTTTTGCACAGCAGATCAGGCTTGTCTATCAGGCCCTTCGTGAACGGGATATGGTAAAGTTTGGAGAACGGCTGCAGGAAGTATACAGTCTGAATTTTGAAGCGGTGAAAGAGAACCTGCTGCTTTCCGGGATACAAGAGGTTCTTCCAATCATTTGCCTGCGTCCGCTTCGATAA
- a CDS encoding Asp23/Gls24 family envelope stress response protein yields the protein MQTRDSGQSIGNLKISRDVIATIARFAALEIEGVDSLASFTTNLKGWLIKKQSAKPIAIDLSDDIAVIDIHVNIKSGVNIPQVAEKIQAAVKEAVQNMTGIAVSRVNIDIAGIVFDEPEQVPQTAEE from the coding sequence ATGCAGACTCGTGACAGCGGCCAATCGATTGGCAACCTGAAAATTTCCCGCGATGTGATCGCCACGATCGCGCGGTTTGCCGCGCTTGAAATCGAAGGCGTGGATTCACTCGCCTCTTTCACCACCAACCTCAAGGGCTGGCTGATCAAAAAACAATCCGCCAAACCAATCGCTATTGATCTGAGCGACGACATTGCCGTGATCGATATCCATGTCAACATCAAATCTGGTGTGAATATTCCGCAGGTTGCGGAAAAGATTCAAGCGGCGGTCAAGGAAGCGGTGCAGAACATGACCGGGATCGCAGTCTCCCGCGTGAACATTGACATTGCGGGAATTGTGTTCGACGAACCCGAACAGGTCCCTCAGACAGCTGAAGAATAG
- a CDS encoding bifunctional diguanylate cyclase/phosphodiesterase → MSYQVSEHIDHRISEIVLNLHSIADSLAHVDTQESRIDYLGRKAGYYGFDQVFTVAPDGTFLSSEGEYQDSEEIFSALAQMDGQPYIHQLDGQNLLYAVPLREGNRFSGIIGCIQGKKRMQDLIQSNSFGGSGVSCITDEYGKVVISPPDLKFFLALDDIFARNADHAVSTQIEQMKQDMLERRDGNIYFTTISGEHVLMAYNALQIQNWVSLTLIPADVIAKDVFQYIAWNVSITAAIILLFAIFIATLLFIYHRNQRLLEKIAFVDPVTQGFSINRFNLEALEQIHKSPPGSFLMASLNVRDFKLINEKFGSKEGDDTLRYIYHVLSETLKPGELAARGAADNFYLLMGKAEPESVSARFKQIEQRINAFNEGLREPYFLSISCGVYQIDEPELEIRAMQGRANTARQSTSGDTCGFYTAETQAQLRNSKELRDQLEHSLENQEFMVYFQPKVRLSDCSVGGAEALVRWQHPTKGFLSPADFIPVFERDGSICKVDLFVFEEVCRFLKKRQDSGKPLFPISVNLSRRFFQNPDFIKPFYEIRQQYEIPEGLIELEITESVMFERNEIPRIKAALQGIHEAGFLCSLDDFGFGYSSISLLKELDVDTLKLDRSFFLERNLDKRAQYVISAILELTDNLGIHTVAEGVEYPEQLKFLQRAGCGLVQGYIFSKPLSIPDFEAWVEQPIQVSV, encoded by the coding sequence GTGTCCTACCAGGTTTCGGAACACATTGACCACCGGATTTCTGAAATTGTCCTGAATCTGCATTCGATTGCGGACAGCCTTGCACATGTGGACACTCAGGAATCCCGGATTGATTATCTGGGACGCAAGGCCGGCTACTATGGTTTTGACCAGGTATTTACCGTGGCGCCGGACGGCACTTTCCTCTCGAGTGAAGGGGAATACCAAGATTCGGAAGAAATCTTTTCCGCGCTTGCACAGATGGACGGGCAGCCCTATATCCATCAGCTGGACGGACAAAATCTCCTGTACGCCGTTCCGCTTCGGGAAGGGAACCGATTTTCCGGAATCATCGGCTGTATCCAGGGAAAAAAACGGATGCAGGATCTTATCCAAAGCAACAGCTTCGGCGGGAGCGGAGTTTCCTGCATCACCGACGAATATGGAAAGGTTGTCATCTCCCCGCCTGATCTGAAGTTTTTTCTGGCGTTGGACGATATCTTTGCCAGAAATGCCGATCATGCTGTTTCCACACAGATTGAACAGATGAAACAGGACATGCTGGAACGCCGGGACGGAAACATCTATTTTACCACGATCAGCGGCGAGCATGTCCTGATGGCTTATAACGCTCTGCAGATACAAAACTGGGTATCGCTTACGCTGATTCCCGCAGATGTCATTGCAAAAGATGTCTTCCAGTATATCGCATGGAATGTGTCCATCACAGCTGCAATCATCCTTTTGTTCGCTATTTTCATCGCAACCCTCCTGTTCATATACCACAGGAATCAAAGGCTGCTTGAAAAGATTGCATTCGTTGACCCGGTTACCCAGGGCTTTTCCATCAACCGTTTCAATCTGGAAGCACTGGAACAAATCCATAAATCCCCGCCCGGTTCCTTCCTTATGGCCTCGCTCAATGTGCGGGATTTCAAGCTTATAAATGAAAAATTTGGAAGCAAGGAAGGCGACGATACACTTCGTTATATCTATCATGTGCTTTCTGAAACGCTCAAACCTGGAGAATTGGCTGCCCGCGGCGCGGCTGACAACTTTTACCTGCTGATGGGCAAGGCGGAACCGGAATCGGTCAGCGCCCGTTTCAAACAGATTGAACAGAGGATCAATGCCTTTAACGAAGGCCTGAGGGAACCCTATTTCCTTTCAATCTCGTGCGGCGTTTATCAGATTGATGAACCGGAGTTGGAAATCCGGGCCATGCAGGGCCGCGCAAACACTGCACGGCAAAGCACATCCGGCGATACCTGCGGGTTCTATACTGCGGAAACGCAGGCTCAGCTTCGAAACAGCAAGGAACTTCGCGACCAATTGGAGCATTCCCTGGAAAATCAGGAGTTCATGGTCTATTTCCAGCCAAAGGTACGGCTGAGTGACTGCTCGGTGGGTGGCGCGGAAGCGCTTGTTCGCTGGCAGCATCCAACAAAGGGATTCCTCTCCCCGGCCGATTTTATTCCTGTTTTTGAACGGGACGGTTCCATCTGCAAAGTAGATCTGTTTGTATTCGAGGAGGTCTGCCGCTTTCTGAAGAAGCGGCAGGATTCCGGAAAGCCGCTATTTCCAATCTCTGTAAACCTTTCGCGGCGCTTTTTTCAAAATCCTGATTTCATCAAGCCGTTTTATGAAATCAGGCAGCAGTACGAAATTCCGGAAGGGCTCATTGAGCTGGAAATTACCGAATCTGTCATGTTTGAGCGCAATGAAATTCCGCGTATAAAGGCCGCGCTCCAGGGAATCCACGAGGCCGGATTCCTCTGCTCCCTGGATGATTTCGGCTTTGGATATTCTTCCATCAGTCTTCTCAAAGAGCTGGATGTTGACACGCTCAAGCTCGACCGCAGTTTTTTCCTTGAACGCAATCTTGATAAACGTGCCCAATATGTCATCTCCGCAATCCTGGAGCTCACCGATAACCTTGGGATCCATACGGTGGCTGAGGGGGTTGAGTATCCGGAACAGCTTAAATTCCTACAGCGGGCGGGCTGCGGTCTGGTACAGGGATATATCTTCTCCAAACCGCTTTCTATTC
- a CDS encoding metal-dependent transcriptional regulator — protein sequence MNIHESAENYLEAILILKNEKGLVRSIDIAQHLGFSKPSVSRAMSQFRENGYIIMDKDGWITLTNSGREIAEHIYERHRCLTEWLTALGVSAKTAAADACKIEHDISDETFQKLREHIGNSPK from the coding sequence ATGAATATTCACGAATCCGCGGAAAACTATTTGGAAGCTATCCTGATTTTGAAAAATGAAAAGGGATTGGTCCGTTCCATCGATATCGCACAGCATCTGGGCTTCTCCAAACCAAGTGTCAGCCGCGCAATGAGCCAGTTTCGGGAAAACGGCTATATCATCATGGATAAGGATGGGTGGATCACCCTCACCAATTCCGGGCGCGAAATTGCGGAACATATCTATGAACGGCATCGTTGCCTCACCGAATGGCTGACCGCGCTCGGCGTATCCGCCAAGACCGCCGCTGCTGACGCCTGCAAAATTGAGCATGACATCAGCGATGAAACATTCCAGAAACTGCGTGAGCACATCGGTAATTCCCCAAAATGA
- a CDS encoding stage III sporulation protein AF: MESIRQWAFGICAAAIACGLAQLILPKSNMQRLFNITSSVFFLSCLLSPLALAPISLDLESADEMQREVQRRAKNLTSAVEEQTGEIASESIRIAAADRLAEMGIEYQKIYVNIHADDENGISISECEVELDESYLPRHDEIRTALMERLGVNVLIGYQKE; this comes from the coding sequence ATGGAGAGCATCCGTCAATGGGCGTTTGGAATCTGCGCGGCCGCGATTGCCTGCGGGCTGGCGCAGCTGATCCTGCCAAAATCGAACATGCAGCGGCTCTTCAATATTACCTCCAGCGTATTCTTCCTGAGCTGCCTGCTTTCTCCGCTGGCGCTTGCGCCGATTTCCCTCGATCTGGAGTCAGCGGACGAGATGCAGCGGGAGGTGCAGCGGCGGGCAAAGAATCTCACCTCGGCGGTGGAGGAGCAGACCGGCGAAATTGCAAGCGAAAGTATCCGGATCGCGGCCGCCGACAGATTGGCCGAAATGGGAATCGAATACCAGAAAATTTATGTAAATATTCATGCCGACGATGAAAACGGCATATCTATTAGTGAGTGTGAGGTGGAATTGGACGAATCGTACCTTCCCCGTCACGACGAAATCCGAACCGCACTGATGGAACGGCTTGGCGTCAATGTACTCATTGGATATCAAAAGGAGTGA
- the spoIIIAC gene encoding stage III sporulation protein AC, with translation MDVDLIFKIAAIGIIVAVLNQVLIRSGREEQAMMTTLAGLIVVLMMIIVQINTLFETVKTVFGLY, from the coding sequence ATGGATGTGGATTTGATTTTCAAAATCGCAGCCATTGGCATCATCGTGGCGGTACTCAATCAGGTGCTCATCCGTTCCGGACGGGAAGAGCAGGCTATGATGACAACTTTGGCCGGGCTGATTGTGGTGCTCATGATGATTATAGTGCAGATCAATACATTATTTGAAACGGTTAAGACCGTGTTTGGGCTTTACTGA
- a CDS encoding stage III sporulation protein AE: MKWTALVLAFCLLVFGLCVPACAADLGKSELGDYDYQAQLDAAGADELFGNLPQDAQSLLDDTGITGIDYKQLLSLSPKDFFQAVWQLVLERVRMPLTVFGSVLGTILLCALLDSLKTSLWEGTLSSVFSAVAVVCIATSIIAPIVDCITSTARAIHDGSNFILAFIPVFSTVVTVSGQPVTAGAYTAFLFMACQVVAQIVSSVLVPLMGIYLAFCIAGSLAPGIDVNAVAQVIRKTVSWALGLLLTIFVGLLSLQTMVASGSDTVVSKTAKFLIGSFVPVVGSALSDAFVATQGYMKLLKTTVGVFGVLVAAMTFLPILLQTVMWYLAVNLSSALGEMLGVKPVAQILKSASATLGVLIAVILCFALLIIISTSLVLIISMGV; encoded by the coding sequence ATGAAATGGACAGCCCTGGTACTGGCGTTTTGCCTGTTGGTGTTTGGGTTATGCGTCCCGGCCTGCGCAGCGGATCTCGGAAAATCCGAACTTGGGGATTATGATTATCAGGCGCAGCTGGATGCGGCAGGGGCGGACGAGCTTTTCGGGAATCTGCCGCAGGATGCGCAGAGTCTGCTTGACGATACCGGGATCACTGGAATTGACTATAAGCAGCTGCTGAGCCTTTCCCCGAAGGACTTTTTTCAGGCCGTCTGGCAGCTGGTCCTCGAACGGGTCCGGATGCCGCTCACTGTGTTCGGTTCGGTGCTTGGGACGATCCTTCTCTGTGCGCTGCTTGACAGCCTCAAGACTTCGCTTTGGGAAGGGACGCTTTCAAGCGTTTTTTCGGCGGTTGCAGTCGTCTGCATCGCCACCTCGATCATCGCGCCGATTGTTGACTGCATCACCTCAACCGCGCGGGCGATTCATGACGGCTCAAATTTTATTCTCGCTTTTATCCCGGTCTTTTCCACGGTGGTGACGGTGAGCGGCCAGCCGGTCACCGCCGGAGCATATACCGCGTTCCTTTTCATGGCCTGCCAGGTGGTGGCGCAGATCGTTTCCAGCGTGCTGGTACCGCTCATGGGAATTTATCTGGCGTTTTGCATCGCGGGGAGTTTAGCGCCCGGTATCGATGTGAACGCGGTCGCACAGGTGATACGAAAAACGGTCTCCTGGGCGCTGGGACTTCTGCTGACCATTTTTGTCGGGTTGCTCAGCTTACAGACGATGGTGGCTTCAGGAAGCGACACAGTCGTTTCCAAGACGGCCAAATTTTTGATCGGCAGCTTTGTGCCGGTGGTGGGGAGCGCCCTTTCGGACGCGTTCGTAGCCACGCAGGGGTATATGAAGCTTCTCAAGACCACAGTCGGCGTGTTCGGGGTGCTGGTGGCGGCGATGACCTTCCTGCCGATCCTTTTGCAGACGGTTATGTGGTATCTGGCGGTGAATCTTTCGTCGGCGCTCGGGGAGATGCTTGGGGTGAAACCGGTGGCGCAGATCTTAAAAAGCGCTTCGGCCACGCTCGGGGTGCTGATCGCGGTGATCCTGTGCTTCGCGCTTTTGATCATCATTTCGACCTCGCTGGTTCTAATTATTTCAATGGGGGTATAA
- a CDS encoding SpoIIIAH-like family protein, whose translation MNMVIRKKHIILASLVVGLGLAVYVNYQFAQADNALTPTAALESDKNYGDAQLVDSNDPALAGVDGEAYFAEAKVTRQRSRDESVETLKNMLADAEIDPDLKAEMVLKATEISQSIETEGKIENLIKAKGFEDCMVYYDTEGVDVVVKTEGLEADQVAQMKDIILKETSIPAENISIVEIN comes from the coding sequence ATGAATATGGTCATCAGAAAAAAACACATCATCCTGGCGTCGCTCGTTGTGGGGCTTGGGCTCGCAGTTTATGTCAACTACCAGTTCGCGCAGGCGGACAACGCGCTCACACCGACCGCTGCGCTCGAAAGCGATAAGAATTACGGGGACGCGCAGCTGGTCGACTCGAACGATCCGGCGCTCGCGGGCGTGGACGGGGAAGCGTATTTTGCCGAGGCCAAAGTCACCCGCCAGCGTTCCCGCGATGAATCGGTCGAAACGCTCAAGAATATGCTCGCGGACGCTGAGATCGATCCCGATCTGAAGGCGGAGATGGTGCTCAAGGCGACTGAAATTTCCCAGTCGATCGAAACCGAGGGGAAGATCGAAAACCTGATCAAAGCCAAGGGCTTTGAGGACTGTATGGTTTATTACGATACCGAAGGCGTCGACGTCGTGGTAAAAACCGAAGGGCTTGAAGCCGACCAGGTCGCCCAGATGAAGGACATCATCCTCAAGGAAACCAGCATCCCGGCGGAGAATATCTCGATTGTGGAAATCAACTGA
- a CDS encoding Kae1-like domain-containing protein: MLFLGLDTSNYTTSTALYQSGDNIVLQNKRLLAVKDGSLGLRQSEAVFSHVKQLSELLEGLMQQAPGPVSGVGVSVRPRDAAGSYMPCFLVGETVARSIAAVNRLTVTAVSHQRGHIAAALYSAGQLPLVGKPFVAFHLSGGTTECLFVKPDKELIFSVELVAQSLDLKAGQAVDRVGGMLGFSFPAGRALEALALASQRQYKVKPTFKGADCSLSGIENRCRKMLSDGEAPCDIARFCLDSIYAALAGMTEWVKKIYGELPVVYSGGVMSNRIIREQITRHYGGYFADPQFSSDNAAGAAILACIAQTGGIDS; encoded by the coding sequence ATGCTGTTCCTTGGGCTGGACACCAGCAATTATACGACTTCCACGGCGCTTTATCAAAGCGGCGACAATATTGTTTTGCAGAATAAAAGGCTGCTTGCGGTAAAAGACGGCTCGCTGGGCCTTAGGCAAAGCGAGGCCGTTTTTTCGCATGTCAAGCAGCTTTCGGAACTGCTTGAAGGGCTGATGCAGCAAGCCCCTGGGCCGGTTTCCGGAGTTGGCGTCTCGGTGCGCCCGCGCGATGCAGCGGGTTCTTACATGCCTTGTTTTCTCGTAGGTGAAACGGTTGCGCGGTCAATTGCCGCGGTAAACCGGCTTACGGTGACCGCGGTTTCGCATCAGCGCGGCCATATTGCGGCGGCGCTCTACTCCGCCGGACAGCTTCCGCTTGTGGGAAAACCGTTCGTGGCGTTCCACCTGTCGGGCGGGACAACCGAATGCCTGTTTGTGAAACCGGACAAGGAGCTGATTTTTTCCGTGGAACTGGTCGCGCAGTCGCTCGACCTCAAGGCAGGACAGGCGGTAGACCGGGTAGGCGGGATGCTGGGGTTTTCTTTTCCGGCAGGTCGCGCGCTTGAGGCGCTTGCGCTTGCATCACAGCGGCAATATAAGGTGAAACCTACCTTCAAGGGCGCGGACTGCTCGCTTTCCGGGATTGAGAACCGCTGCCGGAAAATGCTTTCTGATGGTGAAGCGCCCTGCGATATCGCGCGCTTCTGTCTCGATTCCATCTATGCGGCGTTGGCGGGGATGACCGAATGGGTGAAAAAAATTTATGGGGAACTGCCGGTCGTCTATTCGGGAGGCGTGATGTCCAACCGAATCATCCGGGAACAGATCACCCGCCATTACGGCGGATATTTTGCCGATCCGCAGTTTTCTTCCGACAATGCCGCGGGCGCGGCGATTCTCGCGTGCATCGCGCAGACGGGAGGGATCGATTCATGA